The Fusobacteriaceae bacterium genomic sequence GTACGTATCGGCCGGCGACTGCTCGCCGGGGGTCAGGATGGCTTCCGCCCCGTAAAATTCCACGAAAATATTCCGCTTGTCGTCGATCCGGCGGATGATGCCGGTAATGATGTCAAATTCCTTGTCTTTAAATTTATCGTAAATAAACTGTTTTTCCGATTCCCGAACTTTCTGGATCACGATCTGCTTGCCGTTCTGGATGGCGTTGCGGCGGAAATCCTCGCAGTTGATCTCAATCTTGACGATATCGCCCACCTTGGCTTTTTTGTTGTGCTCATGGGCGTCTTCCAGCGAAATTTCAAGCGCTGCGTCGTAGAGATCCTCTTCGGAGACGACGGTCTTCACCTCGAAGAGTTTGACTTCGCCGGTCTCCCGGTTGATTTCCACCTCGACGTTTTCCTCTTCCCCGTAATTTTTTTTGTATGCTACGAGCAGAGCCTGTTCCACCGTCTGTAAAAGTACCTCTCTGGAGATCCCCTTTTCTCTTTCGAGCTCTTCCAGGGCTTCCAAAAATACCTTTCCGTCTTTGCTTTTCATTTTATTCCTGTCCCTCCTAAAGAATTCTTATTCGTCATTCCGCATCACTGAAATCAAACACAAGGTTCGCTTTTTTGATTTCCCCGCAGGGGATGGGAATCTCTTCTTTTCCGCTGTCAATGACGAGCGTTTCCGCGTCGCAGGAGATGATTTTTCCTTCCAGGGTTCCCGCGCCCGCGATTTTATGTTTCAGGGAAATTTTGGCCTTTTCCCCCCGGAAGCGGATATAATCCTCCGTTTTCTTCAGGGGCCGCTCAAGGCCCGGCGAGGATACCTCGAGGAAAAACTTGCGGTCGATGATCCGGTCGATGTCCTCTTCGACCTTGCCGCTCAAAAGCGCGCAATCCTCAAGGGAAATGTCCCTGTCCGGGTACTCGGCGTAGATCCGCACGTACCAGTATCCGCCGTCCTGCAAATATTCCACGTCCACGATCCGCATACCCAGCGCCGCCGCCGCCGTGTCGGCGATGTCATTGAGTTTCTTCAGGATCTCTTCATTTTCCCGCATGGCGGGGTCCGTCTTTTTCATGTTTTTTTCCTCACCTCGTCTTTCCCCTCTCTCAAACTATTAAATAGGGAGCGATTGATCGCTCCCTAGAATAAACATCTAAGTTCTACACTAATGATAGCACAAAATGACTGATTTGTCCAGAATTTTTTTATAATTGATCTTACTTGACAAATCAGCTCTTTTACAGTAATATACTATCAACCACATGAAAAAGGAGGAGGAATATGCCGCAGGAAAAAAAGAATCAGCAACTCTACAAAAAAGATTCTCTTGAAACATGGGACAGAGAAAATGTGGCGGGCGGGACCGGAACTTTCGCCGGGAAGTTCTCTTTTACGAGAAATAACGCCGAACCGGATTATATCATCAGGGAAATCGGATGGACGACGCTGGATAAGGGCGCTTCCCTCGGCTTTCACAAACATGAGGACAATGAGGACGCCTATATCATCGTCTCGGGCGAGGGCGAATTCACGGATAGCGATGGCGTAGTGACAAAGATCGCAGCGGGCGATATCACGATCGCGCGCCGCGGGCAGTCTCACGCGATCAGACAAACCGGTGAGGAACCGCTTGTTTTCC encodes the following:
- a CDS encoding cupin domain-containing protein — translated: MPQEKKNQQLYKKDSLETWDRENVAGGTGTFAGKFSFTRNNAEPDYIIREIGWTTLDKGASLGFHKHEDNEDAYIIVSGEGEFTDSDGVVTKIAAGDITIARRGQSHAIRQTGEEPLVFLDVIAKIPEKSS
- a CDS encoding ribosome maturation factor RimP translates to MKKTDPAMRENEEILKKLNDIADTAAAALGMRIVDVEYLQDGGYWYVRIYAEYPDRDISLEDCALLSGKVEEDIDRIIDRKFFLEVSSPGLERPLKKTEDYIRFRGEKAKISLKHKIAGAGTLEGKIISCDAETLVIDSGKEEIPIPCGEIKKANLVFDFSDAE